The following proteins come from a genomic window of Corynebacterium falsenii:
- the argH gene encoding argininosuccinate lyase — MAPAQSTPGNQPHGTNEGALWGGRFSGGPTEAMAALSKSTHFDWVLAPYDVLASQAHARVLNRAGLLSDEDLETMLAGLQKLGEDVASGAFGPEPSDEDVHGAMERGLIDRVGPEVGGRLRAGRSRNDQVATLFRMWVRDAIRDVSAGILDVVDALVAQADAHPDAIMPGKTHFQAAQPVLLAHQLLAHAQPLLRDVDRFQDLDKRLAVSPYGSGALAGSSLALDPEAIAAELGFDSAADNSIDATSSRDFASEAAFVFAQTAVDLSRLAEEIIAWSTPEFGYVTLADEWSTGSSIMPQKKNPDVAELMRGKTGRLIGNAAGLLATLKAMPLAYNRDLQEDKEPIVDSVTQLNLLLPAMAGLVGTLTFHPERLRELAPAGFTLATDLAEWMVRQGVPFRVAHEASGACVRIAESRGVGLVDLTDEELAGVHEALTPEVREVLTIDGAVASRSTRGGTAGVRVAEQKERVRERAAQDRQWAQESPIPS, encoded by the coding sequence ATGGCACCGGCACAATCCACCCCCGGTAATCAGCCGCACGGCACCAACGAAGGCGCCCTGTGGGGCGGCCGCTTCTCCGGCGGCCCCACGGAGGCGATGGCGGCGCTGTCGAAGTCCACGCACTTCGACTGGGTTCTCGCACCGTACGACGTGCTGGCCTCCCAGGCCCACGCTCGCGTGCTCAACCGCGCTGGCCTGCTTTCCGACGAGGACCTGGAGACGATGCTCGCGGGCTTGCAGAAGCTCGGCGAGGATGTCGCCAGCGGTGCCTTCGGCCCCGAGCCTTCCGATGAGGATGTGCACGGCGCGATGGAACGCGGCCTCATCGACCGCGTGGGCCCCGAGGTGGGCGGGCGACTGCGTGCCGGTCGTTCCCGCAACGACCAGGTGGCCACGCTGTTCCGCATGTGGGTGCGCGACGCAATCCGCGACGTGTCGGCGGGCATCCTCGATGTCGTTGATGCCCTCGTGGCTCAGGCTGATGCCCACCCGGATGCCATCATGCCGGGCAAGACGCACTTCCAGGCCGCCCAGCCGGTCCTACTGGCCCACCAGTTGCTGGCTCATGCCCAGCCGCTGCTGCGCGATGTCGACCGGTTCCAGGACCTGGACAAGCGACTGGCCGTGTCTCCCTATGGTTCCGGTGCGCTCGCAGGGTCGTCCCTGGCCCTGGATCCGGAGGCTATTGCCGCCGAGCTCGGTTTCGACTCGGCTGCCGATAACTCGATCGACGCCACCAGCTCCCGCGACTTCGCGTCTGAGGCGGCCTTCGTGTTTGCGCAGACCGCAGTGGATCTCTCGCGCCTGGCTGAGGAAATCATCGCCTGGTCCACGCCGGAGTTCGGCTATGTGACTCTGGCGGATGAGTGGTCCACCGGATCGTCGATCATGCCGCAGAAGAAGAACCCGGATGTCGCGGAGCTCATGCGCGGCAAGACAGGCCGACTCATCGGCAACGCCGCTGGCCTGCTGGCCACGCTCAAGGCCATGCCGTTGGCCTACAACCGCGACCTGCAGGAGGACAAGGAGCCCATCGTGGATTCCGTCACCCAGCTCAACCTGCTGCTGCCGGCGATGGCGGGCCTGGTGGGTACGCTGACGTTCCACCCGGAGCGGTTGCGCGAGCTGGCCCCTGCCGGGTTCACCCTGGCCACCGACCTGGCCGAGTGGATGGTGCGACAGGGAGTGCCGTTCCGCGTGGCCCACGAGGCCTCGGGGGCGTGCGTGCGCATTGCTGAGTCCCGCGGCGTGGGCCTGGTTGATCTCACCGACGAGGAGCTCGCTGGCGTGCACGAGGCGCTGACCCCCGAGGTACGCGAGGTTCTCACCATCGACGGTGCTGTGGCCAGCCGCAGCACCCGCGGTGGCACCGCCGGCGTGCGTGTCGCTGAGCAGAAGGAACGCGTGCGGGAACGCGCGGCTCAGGATCGTCAGTGGGCCCAGGAGTCCCCGATCCCGTCGTAA
- a CDS encoding AMIN-like domain-containing (lipo)protein, producing the protein MNRTEGKPLRSTALIAALAAVSLTVSACNDGDSVSQAPSSIAGQNTAEVDQTTSTASAEATQSSQSSSKDSADSESSAAAQSSVTASNELEPMAGSQPLDVLPGQGAHLKVVDVRDGGHRDFDRFVVELDGEGQPGWFVQLTEEPRGMGSGLPIEYNGAQAMVIGLRGIEAPINPDGSIRPKVEAPKVEAHTKVIDSISNEGWFEGGQRFVIGLKKRNPEFKVNLLRGPTRVVIDIMH; encoded by the coding sequence ATGAACCGGACAGAAGGAAAGCCCCTCCGATCGACGGCTCTGATCGCCGCACTTGCTGCGGTGAGCCTTACTGTGTCAGCGTGCAACGATGGCGATAGCGTTAGCCAAGCCCCGTCTTCGATCGCTGGTCAGAACACTGCTGAAGTCGATCAGACCACGAGCACCGCTTCAGCAGAGGCCACACAGTCCTCACAGTCCTCGTCGAAGGATTCCGCAGACAGTGAATCGTCCGCCGCCGCCCAGTCCAGCGTGACCGCCTCCAACGAGCTTGAGCCCATGGCTGGCTCCCAGCCTTTGGACGTGCTCCCAGGGCAGGGTGCCCACCTCAAGGTTGTCGACGTCCGCGATGGTGGCCACCGCGATTTCGACCGTTTTGTTGTCGAACTGGATGGGGAAGGGCAACCTGGCTGGTTTGTTCAGCTCACCGAGGAACCGCGTGGCATGGGTTCCGGTCTCCCCATCGAGTACAACGGAGCTCAGGCGATGGTGATCGGCCTCCGCGGTATCGAGGCCCCCATCAACCCGGATGGTTCGATCAGGCCCAAGGTGGAAGCCCCGAAGGTGGAGGCTCACACGAAGGTCATTGATTCCATCAGTAACGAGGGCTGGTTCGAAGGCGGGCAGCGTTTCGTGATCGGCTTGAAGAAGCGCAACCCCGAGTTCAAGGTAAACCTCCTGCGCGGCCCCACCCGCGTGGTCATCGACATCATGCACTAG
- a CDS encoding ThiF family adenylyltransferase produces MSQLPREELQRVARQTLLPGFGVAQQEALHGTHVFVIGAGGLGCPLMQQLAAAGVGEISVIDDDTVDITNIHRQILFGAGDVGRPKVEVASERLRQLQPGIVVHAIRDRFSASNALEYLRGVDILVDGSDTFATKFLAADAAEVTGIPLVWGSVLRFRGDCALWWSGPGAKACVGMRDLYPTQPDPDSVPDCATAGVLGVTTSVVAGLMATELIQFASRMNRERTGLLSIYDALTASITHFRVPHDPARELVTELPDGYAPTACSVPEPEDDAHTMLRDLRDGAVAIDVREAGEKAIDDFFFDATTEHYHLPTSVWHDDPTTALSLLDAIAGEDSRHVWVYCASGKRSGDFVSTFAEEAAGRSITVHNLPGGISAQDGTLHGMPGTSPGTP; encoded by the coding sequence ATGAGCCAGTTGCCCCGCGAAGAGCTCCAGCGCGTCGCCCGGCAGACCCTGCTTCCGGGCTTCGGTGTTGCCCAGCAGGAAGCGCTGCACGGCACGCACGTCTTCGTCATCGGTGCCGGGGGCCTGGGCTGCCCGCTCATGCAGCAGCTCGCCGCCGCCGGCGTGGGCGAAATCTCGGTCATTGACGATGACACAGTTGACATCACCAATATTCACCGCCAGATCCTGTTCGGCGCAGGCGACGTGGGTCGACCCAAGGTTGAGGTGGCATCCGAACGGCTGCGGCAGCTCCAGCCGGGCATTGTGGTTCACGCCATCCGCGACCGCTTCAGCGCCAGCAATGCCCTAGAGTACTTGCGCGGCGTGGACATCCTCGTCGATGGATCCGACACGTTCGCCACCAAATTTCTCGCGGCGGACGCGGCCGAGGTCACCGGTATTCCGCTGGTGTGGGGATCAGTCCTGCGCTTTCGCGGCGATTGCGCCCTGTGGTGGTCCGGCCCCGGCGCCAAGGCATGCGTCGGCATGCGGGACCTCTACCCCACCCAGCCCGATCCGGATTCCGTCCCAGACTGCGCCACCGCGGGCGTGCTGGGCGTGACCACCAGCGTGGTCGCCGGGCTCATGGCCACCGAGCTCATCCAATTCGCCAGCAGGATGAACCGCGAGCGCACGGGCTTGCTCAGCATCTACGACGCTCTGACCGCATCCATCACACACTTCCGCGTGCCGCACGATCCCGCCCGGGAGCTCGTCACCGAACTGCCCGACGGCTACGCCCCCACGGCCTGCTCCGTTCCCGAACCCGAGGACGATGCACACACCATGCTCCGCGACCTTCGCGATGGTGCCGTGGCCATCGACGTGCGCGAGGCCGGTGAGAAGGCCATCGATGATTTCTTTTTCGACGCCACAACCGAGCACTACCACCTTCCCACCTCGGTATGGCACGACGACCCCACCACAGCACTGTCGCTGCTCGATGCCATTGCGGGTGAGGATTCCCGGCACGTTTGGGTTTATTGCGCGTCGGGGAAGCGCTCCGGTGACTTCGTCTCCACCTTCGCCGAGGAGGCAGCGGGCCGCAGCATCACAGTGCACAATCTTCCGGGTGGGATTTCGGCCCAAGACGGCACGCTGCACGGCATGCCGGGAACGTCACCGGGAACACCATAG
- a CDS encoding thiazole synthase, which yields MLTIADKTFDSHLIMGTGGASSQSILEDSLVASATQLTTVAMRRHSAAGAGAGSGADGGAGGRGESIFELLQRLGIDVLPNTAGCRTARDAVTTAKLAREALGTNWVKVEVIADDRTLLPDVVELVDACELLIAEGFVVLAYTSDDPIVATRLEDVGVHAVMPLGSPIGTGLGILNPHNIELICSRASIPVLLDAGVGTASDAALAMELGCDGVLLASAINRCQDPVAMAAAMRHAVEAGRLAKSAGRIPRREHAVASSSFDGLASWADEVL from the coding sequence ATGCTCACGATCGCGGATAAGACCTTCGACTCGCACCTCATCATGGGAACCGGTGGGGCGAGCAGCCAGTCGATTCTCGAGGATTCCCTGGTTGCCAGCGCCACCCAGCTCACCACCGTGGCGATGCGCAGGCACAGCGCGGCTGGCGCGGGCGCGGGCTCGGGTGCGGACGGAGGCGCAGGCGGGCGCGGGGAATCGATTTTCGAGCTACTGCAGCGCCTCGGCATCGACGTGCTCCCCAACACCGCGGGGTGTCGCACGGCACGCGATGCCGTGACCACCGCCAAGTTAGCGCGGGAGGCACTGGGCACAAACTGGGTGAAGGTGGAGGTCATCGCCGATGATCGCACGCTGCTGCCGGATGTCGTGGAGCTGGTCGATGCGTGCGAGCTACTCATCGCGGAAGGATTCGTGGTGCTGGCCTACACCAGCGATGATCCCATCGTCGCCACTCGCCTGGAGGATGTGGGAGTGCATGCCGTCATGCCGCTGGGCTCGCCCATCGGCACTGGACTGGGGATCCTCAACCCGCACAATATCGAGCTAATCTGCTCCCGCGCATCCATTCCTGTGTTGCTCGACGCCGGGGTGGGCACGGCCTCGGATGCAGCGCTGGCTATGGAGCTAGGTTGCGATGGCGTGCTGCTCGCCAGCGCGATCAACCGCTGCCAGGACCCCGTGGCGATGGCCGCGGCGATGCGGCATGCCGTGGAAGCCGGGCGGCTTGCTAAGTCGGCGGGCCGGATTCCGCGCCGGGAGCACGCGGTGGCGTCGTCCTCCTTTGACGGCCTGGCTAGCTGGGCGGACGAGGTGCTGTGA
- the thiS gene encoding sulfur carrier protein ThiS → MKYTLNGEPRTAAGSVTVADVVEEHTGDAAPKGVAVAVNGEVVPASDWSRVIADGDGLDILIAVQGG, encoded by the coding sequence ATGAAGTACACACTCAACGGAGAGCCGCGCACGGCCGCAGGATCGGTAACTGTCGCGGATGTTGTGGAAGAGCACACCGGAGATGCGGCACCCAAGGGTGTTGCGGTTGCCGTCAACGGTGAGGTTGTGCCCGCCAGCGACTGGTCGCGCGTCATAGCAGATGGCGATGGATTGGACATCCTCATCGCGGTCCAGGGCGGATAG
- the thiO gene encoding glycine oxidase ThiO: protein MTSASHSPNSVDNASADNASGRSFEHVIIGAGIIGLTTAFELVDAGVPPQAIAVVDPQPISGATFVAGGMLAPVAEVQYRQEPLYPLMVASGEMYPDLLRRLGGKTDAPTGHRRESTLVVGADRADGVHVRELLAVQHKHAMDAQALTIRQARRLEPGLSPQLAAAVEIPGDHQINPRMFTASVMGYLQQAGVRFIARAAEHVEGQTVNLSGGETITGSVIYLCNGLGAREVTGWYEGECPLALRPVYGDMLRLRVPDALVATSGEPLTRVVRAFVEDRPVYAIPRTDGTIAVGATSREDDRGGPAVDGVYTLLRDAIRVVPGLEECEFIEAIVGARPGTPDDLPYLGLVRDGLVVSTGYFRHGILLSALGAKVGAELGLSTTPGVDISACDPLRHAHRRQHPRQSGRK, encoded by the coding sequence ATGACTAGTGCTTCACATTCCCCTAATTCAGTCGATAACGCTTCAGCCGATAACGCTTCCGGCCGCTCCTTCGAGCATGTCATCATCGGCGCTGGCATTATCGGCTTGACCACGGCCTTCGAGCTGGTGGATGCCGGTGTGCCGCCGCAGGCCATCGCCGTGGTGGATCCCCAGCCCATCAGTGGGGCCACGTTCGTCGCCGGTGGCATGCTGGCACCAGTCGCCGAGGTGCAATACCGGCAGGAGCCTTTGTATCCGCTGATGGTGGCGTCGGGTGAGATGTACCCCGATCTGCTCCGCCGACTGGGAGGCAAGACGGACGCGCCCACGGGGCACCGACGCGAATCGACCCTGGTGGTGGGCGCGGATCGGGCCGATGGTGTGCACGTGCGGGAGCTGCTCGCGGTGCAGCACAAGCACGCGATGGATGCGCAGGCGCTGACGATCCGGCAGGCGCGCAGGTTGGAGCCGGGGTTGAGCCCGCAGCTCGCGGCGGCGGTCGAGATCCCTGGCGACCACCAAATCAACCCGCGGATGTTCACGGCGAGCGTCATGGGTTACCTGCAGCAGGCCGGCGTGCGGTTCATCGCGCGGGCGGCCGAGCACGTTGAGGGGCAGACGGTGAACCTGTCCGGCGGCGAGACGATCACCGGCTCGGTGATTTACCTGTGCAACGGGCTGGGCGCGCGGGAGGTCACTGGGTGGTACGAGGGTGAGTGCCCGCTGGCGTTGCGGCCCGTCTACGGCGACATGCTGCGGCTGCGCGTACCGGATGCCCTGGTGGCCACGAGCGGCGAACCGCTGACCAGGGTGGTGCGGGCGTTCGTGGAGGACCGGCCGGTGTATGCCATCCCGCGCACGGACGGCACCATTGCAGTTGGGGCGACGAGCCGGGAGGATGACCGGGGCGGCCCGGCTGTGGACGGGGTGTACACCCTGCTGCGGGATGCGATCCGCGTGGTGCCGGGGCTGGAGGAATGCGAGTTCATTGAGGCCATCGTGGGCGCGCGACCCGGCACGCCCGATGATCTGCCCTACCTGGGGTTGGTGCGCGACGGGCTGGTGGTATCCACGGGGTATTTCCGGCATGGGATCTTATTGTCCGCACTGGGCGCTAAGGTGGGTGCCGAGTTGGGCCTGAGTACCACGCCGGGGGTCGATATCTCAGCGTGCGACCCGCTGCGACACGCGCACCGTAGACAGCACCCGCGCCAATCCGGAAGGAAGTAG
- a CDS encoding thiamine phosphate synthase: MDLRCYFVTGTGADGSIASVPAIAAQAAAGGAGIIQVRSKPISVRDLTALAIDVAAAVHEANPATRVVIDDRVDVAAALMPHHHIHGVHIGQDDLDPRLTRQVLGPDAIIGLTTGTLELVRAANEYADVIDYIGAGPFRPTPTKTSGRTPLGLDGYPPLVAASAVPVVAIGDVQQDDAAALAATGVAGVAIVRAFMNSADPAALAAAVVRSFDSTPNHGATPRS; encoded by the coding sequence CTGGACCTGCGGTGCTACTTCGTCACGGGCACCGGGGCCGACGGTTCCATCGCGTCCGTGCCCGCCATCGCCGCGCAGGCCGCAGCCGGTGGCGCGGGCATCATCCAGGTGCGCAGCAAGCCGATCAGCGTGCGGGACCTCACGGCCCTGGCCATCGACGTTGCCGCCGCCGTGCACGAGGCCAACCCCGCCACGCGCGTGGTCATCGATGACCGCGTGGATGTCGCCGCCGCTCTCATGCCCCACCACCACATCCACGGCGTACACATCGGCCAGGACGACCTCGACCCGCGCCTGACCCGCCAGGTCCTCGGCCCCGATGCCATCATCGGTTTGACCACCGGCACTCTCGAGCTGGTCCGGGCCGCCAACGAGTACGCGGACGTCATCGACTACATCGGTGCCGGCCCCTTCCGCCCGACCCCCACGAAAACCTCTGGCCGCACGCCGCTGGGTCTGGACGGCTATCCCCCGCTCGTCGCGGCCTCTGCCGTGCCGGTCGTGGCCATCGGTGATGTGCAGCAAGACGATGCCGCCGCTCTCGCTGCCACGGGTGTCGCGGGTGTAGCTATCGTCCGCGCCTTCATGAACTCTGCTGATCCCGCAGCGTTGGCGGCCGCTGTGGTTCGTTCCTTCGATTCGACGCCCAACCACGGCGCCACCCCCCGCTCATGA
- the thiC gene encoding phosphomethylpyrimidine synthase ThiC produces the protein MDDYAAEIHPKHSFAPIEKNGLSVPETAIHLDDSPTGPNEPLKIYRTRGPWAEPTEGLPGLRSDWIAERGDVEEYGGRSRNLLDDGNRAVKRGQASEEWNGTRRAPLRAKEGKRVTQMHYARNGQITPEMEFVALREHCDVEKVRSEVAAGRAIIPNNVNHPESEPMIIGNAFLTKINANIGNSAVTSSIREEVDKLRWATRWGADTVMDLSTGNDIHTTREWILRNSPVPIGTVPIYQALEKVDGVAEDLTWEIFRDTVIEQCEQGVDYMTVHAGVRLPFVPLTTRRVTGIVSRGGSIMAGWCLAHHKESFLYENYDDLCEIFAAYDVAFSLGDGLRPGSIADANDAAQFAELKTIGELTKRAWEYDVQVMVEGPGHVPLNMVQVNNEKEQEWCGGAPFYTLGPLVTDIAPGYDHITSAIGAANIAMGGTAMLCYVTPKEHLGLPNKDDVKTGVITYKVAAHAADVAKGHPDAKDWDDAMSKARFEFRWHDQFALSLDPDTAQAYHDETLPAEPAKTAHFCSMCGPKFCSMRISQDIRDTFGTDLNDLGMPGMGMPAEVAESIAEGNQSADGLGEGLDKETAEAGMEQKSREFREAGAKIYMTDEEAHELAEKPDLPQHQEA, from the coding sequence ATGGACGATTACGCAGCTGAAATCCACCCGAAGCACAGCTTTGCCCCCATCGAGAAAAACGGCCTGTCGGTTCCGGAAACCGCCATCCACCTCGATGATTCCCCGACTGGCCCGAACGAGCCACTGAAGATCTACCGCACTCGTGGCCCCTGGGCCGAGCCCACCGAGGGCCTGCCGGGGCTGCGCAGTGATTGGATCGCTGAACGTGGTGACGTCGAGGAGTACGGTGGCCGCTCCCGCAACCTGCTTGATGATGGCAACCGTGCCGTCAAGCGTGGCCAAGCCAGCGAGGAATGGAACGGTACCCGCCGCGCGCCGCTGCGGGCCAAGGAGGGCAAGCGCGTCACGCAGATGCACTACGCGCGCAACGGACAGATCACCCCGGAGATGGAGTTCGTGGCGCTGCGCGAACACTGCGACGTGGAGAAGGTGCGCAGCGAGGTCGCGGCGGGCCGGGCGATCATCCCCAACAACGTCAACCACCCGGAGTCCGAGCCGATGATCATCGGCAACGCCTTCCTCACCAAGATCAATGCGAACATCGGTAACTCGGCGGTGACGTCCTCCATCCGCGAGGAGGTGGACAAGCTGCGCTGGGCGACCCGCTGGGGTGCTGACACGGTGATGGACCTGTCCACCGGCAACGACATCCACACCACGCGCGAGTGGATCCTGCGCAACTCGCCGGTGCCGATCGGCACGGTACCGATCTACCAGGCGCTGGAGAAGGTCGATGGCGTAGCGGAGGACCTCACGTGGGAAATCTTCCGCGACACCGTCATCGAGCAGTGCGAACAGGGTGTGGACTACATGACCGTGCACGCGGGTGTGCGCCTGCCGTTCGTGCCGCTGACCACTCGGCGTGTGACCGGCATTGTCTCGCGCGGCGGTTCCATCATGGCCGGCTGGTGTCTGGCGCACCACAAGGAGTCCTTTCTCTACGAGAACTACGACGACCTCTGCGAGATCTTCGCTGCCTACGACGTGGCGTTCTCCCTGGGCGATGGCCTGCGCCCCGGCTCCATCGCGGATGCCAACGATGCCGCGCAGTTCGCCGAGCTCAAGACCATCGGCGAGCTGACCAAGCGGGCGTGGGAGTACGACGTGCAGGTGATGGTGGAAGGCCCCGGCCACGTTCCGCTGAACATGGTGCAGGTCAACAACGAAAAGGAACAGGAATGGTGCGGCGGCGCCCCGTTCTACACCCTAGGCCCGCTGGTGACGGATATCGCGCCTGGTTACGACCACATCACCTCCGCCATCGGCGCGGCGAACATCGCGATGGGCGGCACGGCCATGCTGTGCTACGTGACCCCCAAGGAGCACCTGGGCCTGCCGAACAAAGACGACGTGAAAACCGGTGTGATCACCTACAAGGTGGCCGCCCACGCCGCCGACGTGGCCAAGGGGCACCCCGACGCCAAGGACTGGGACGATGCCATGAGCAAGGCCCGCTTCGAGTTCCGCTGGCACGATCAGTTCGCCCTATCGCTGGATCCCGATACCGCGCAGGCCTACCACGATGAGACCCTGCCCGCGGAGCCGGCGAAGACCGCGCACTTCTGCTCGATGTGTGGCCCGAAGTTCTGCTCCATGCGCATTTCGCAGGACATTCGCGACACCTTCGGCACCGACCTCAACGACCTCGGCATGCCCGGCATGGGAATGCCCGCGGAGGTGGCGGAGTCCATTGCCGAGGGCAACCAGAGCGCTGACGGGCTCGGTGAAGGGCTCGACAAGGAGACCGCCGAAGCCGGCATGGAGCAGAAGTCCCGCGAGTTCCGCGAGGCCGGGGCGAAGATCTACATGACGGACGAGGAGGCCCACGAGCTCGCCGAGAAGCCCGACCTCCCGCAGCACCAGGAGGCCTAG
- a CDS encoding Trm112 family protein has product MIDHKLLEILACPVDKQPLEDHGDYLVNPRLGKAYPVQEGIPVLLVDEAVDWPLEASN; this is encoded by the coding sequence ATGATTGACCACAAACTTTTGGAGATCCTCGCGTGCCCTGTCGACAAACAGCCGCTGGAGGACCACGGGGACTATCTGGTCAACCCCCGGTTGGGCAAGGCCTATCCGGTTCAGGAGGGAATCCCGGTACTGCTCGTCGATGAGGCCGTGGACTGGCCGCTCGAGGCATCAAACTAG
- the tyrS gene encoding tyrosine--tRNA ligase: MAEQQSQNIIDELEWRGLIAQSTDLEALREQMNKPTTAYVGFDPTGPSLHAGHLVPLLMLKRLQMAGHTPIVLAGGATGMIGDPRDVGERSMNDEDTVAGWAERISGQLSRFVSFEGENKAIMVNNYDWISKMNVIEFLRDLGKHFSLNTMLSRDTVKRRLEADGISYTEFSYMLLQANDYVHLRRTYDARLQMGGSDQWGNIVSGVDLNRRLDGETVHALTVPLVTDSEGNKFGKSTGGGKLWLDPEMTSPYSWYQYFINTADADVVRYLRWFTFLDQAELERLEEEVKERPFKREAQRVLAQQMTALVHGEDAVTKVELASQALFGKADLADLDEATLAAALQETEVAEVAQGTTIVNLLVESGLESSKGAARRTVGEGGAYVNNQRIEDIEWAPAAEDLLHGSWLVLRKGKKRFAGARVQ; the protein is encoded by the coding sequence ATGGCTGAACAGCAGTCGCAGAACATCATCGACGAACTGGAATGGCGCGGGCTCATCGCGCAGTCCACGGACCTGGAAGCGCTGCGCGAGCAGATGAATAAGCCCACCACGGCCTACGTGGGATTCGACCCGACCGGGCCGTCGCTGCACGCCGGGCACCTCGTGCCGCTGCTCATGCTCAAGCGACTGCAGATGGCGGGGCACACTCCCATCGTGCTCGCAGGCGGTGCTACCGGCATGATCGGCGACCCGCGTGACGTGGGCGAGCGCTCCATGAACGACGAAGACACCGTAGCCGGCTGGGCCGAGCGGATCAGCGGACAGCTCAGCCGCTTCGTCAGTTTCGAGGGCGAGAACAAGGCCATCATGGTCAATAACTACGACTGGATTTCGAAGATGAACGTCATCGAATTCCTGCGTGACCTGGGCAAGCACTTCTCGCTCAACACGATGCTCAGCCGCGATACCGTTAAGCGTCGCCTGGAAGCCGACGGTATCAGCTACACGGAGTTCTCCTACATGCTGCTGCAGGCCAACGACTACGTGCACCTGCGCCGCACCTACGATGCGCGCCTGCAGATGGGCGGATCGGATCAATGGGGCAACATCGTCTCCGGCGTGGACCTCAACCGACGCCTCGACGGCGAAACCGTCCATGCGCTGACCGTTCCGCTGGTGACCGACAGCGAAGGCAACAAGTTCGGCAAGTCCACCGGCGGCGGCAAGCTGTGGCTGGATCCGGAGATGACCAGCCCCTACAGCTGGTACCAGTACTTCATTAATACTGCCGACGCCGACGTGGTGCGCTACCTGCGGTGGTTCACCTTCCTAGACCAGGCTGAGCTGGAACGCTTGGAAGAAGAGGTCAAGGAGCGCCCATTCAAGCGAGAGGCGCAGCGAGTGCTGGCACAGCAGATGACCGCACTGGTGCACGGCGAGGATGCGGTGACCAAGGTGGAGCTGGCATCGCAGGCGCTGTTCGGCAAGGCCGACCTGGCGGACCTGGACGAGGCCACGCTCGCTGCCGCGCTGCAGGAGACCGAGGTTGCTGAGGTTGCTCAGGGCACCACCATCGTGAACCTGCTGGTGGAAAGCGGGCTGGAATCCTCCAAGGGTGCTGCTCGACGGACCGTGGGCGAGGGCGGTGCCTACGTGAACAATCAGCGCATCGAAGATATTGAGTGGGCGCCTGCCGCTGAGGATCTGCTCCACGGTTCCTGGCTGGTGCTGCGCAAGGGCAAGAAGCGCTTCGCTGGCGCCCGGGTGCAGTAG